The following are encoded together in the Chaetodon auriga isolate fChaAug3 chromosome 6, fChaAug3.hap1, whole genome shotgun sequence genome:
- the snx1a gene encoding sorting nexin-1a: MATSSERSPPPFPDSEDQDVLDSEEVGGRDSDEDDGEDLFVSASNPPLTEMDPSLPPASKASDVLMKPPTDIMNDPLIEPVSSQTESKPASEVVSEPSDDFVDLTNNITDSPDDSVAAESAVADAAKDTTEIPLDEPTDDFVDIFGSETEAPGEEVVIADVTVEAAAAADKSEVTSGATDPPGDGKTGSSAEQEVKETSAAPVIDLSNTEEPLGSSKIVDPLVDLLSAAPPAADAKKPSQAAVDLFEDEGGDLFTEPRQTKSAKQPQKSLFGEPDEDLFGEPLGATSKKPFSKEQKDKSVTTKAAGDGSNIGGPLQDSNPAEPGDIFTEEAITTVPSVRNTSTANSKTNGVHSEEETDIFAEATVELSLDSPRDQRKKDVTAKPSASAPSMAAAASLTKPQSSALEELEEEEEELEDKFDIVVSVKDPEKIGDGMNAYMAYKVSTQTTLPMFRNKTFTVRRRFSDFLGLYEKLSEKHGPNGFIVPPPPEKSILGMTKVKVGKEDSSSADFVERRRGALERYLQRVVNHPSLLQDPDVREFLEREELPRAVSTQALSGAGFLKMINKATDAVSKMTIKMNESDVWFEEKLQEVESADQQFRKLHALIESLVVHRKELSINTASFAKSTAMLGSAEDNTALSRALSQLAEVEDKMEQLHQEQAANDTFSFAEVIADYIRLLGAVRGSFDHRMKAWQRWQDAQAVLQKKRETEAKLLWANKPDKLQLAKEEIAEWEAKVTQYERDFERVSATVRKEVIRFEKEKAKNFKRQIIKYLESLLQSQQQLIKYWEAFLPEAKAIA; encoded by the exons ATGGCGACCAGCTCGGAGCGCAGTCCTCCTCCGTTCCCCGACTCCGAGGACCAAGATGTGTTGGACTCCGAAGAAGTCGGAGGCCGAGACAGCGATGAAGACGACGGGGAGGATCTCTTCGTGAGCGCG AGCAACCCTCCACTGACCGAAATGGACCCCTCACTGCCACCTGCCAGCAAGGCCAGTGATGTTTTAATGAAGCCTCCCACTGACATCATGAATGATCCCTTGATCGAGCCTGTCAGCAGCCAAACAGAAAGCAAACCAGCGAGTGAAGTTGTCAGTGAACCCTCGGATGATTTTGTCGACCTAACGAACAACATAACCGACTCTCCCGATGACTCAGTGGCTGCTGAAAGTGCCGTTGCAGACGCAGCAAAAGACACAACTGAAATCCCTTTAGATGAACCCACAGATGATTTTGTTGACATATTTGGAAGTGAAACTGAAGCACCGGGAGAGGAAGTTGTGATAGCAGATGTTActgttgaagcagcagcagcagcagataaaagtGAAGTGACCAGTGGTGCCACAGATCCACCTGGTGATGGGAAAACGGGAAGTTCTGCCGAACAGGAAGTAAAAGAAACTTCAGCTGCTCCAGTTATCGACCTCAGTAACACAGAGGAGCCGCTTGGCAGCAGCAAAATAGTTGACCCTTTGGTCGACCTCCTCAgtgctgctccacctgctgctgatgcCAAGAAACCCAGCCAGGCAGCAGTCGATCTGTTCGAAGATGAGGGAGGCGACTTGTTCACAGAACCACGCCAGACTAAATCTGCCAAGCAGCCACAGAAAAGCCTCTTCGGTGAACCTGATGAAGATCTGTTCGGTGAGCCGCTGGGTGCCACCTCAAAGAAACCCTTCAGCAAAGAGCAGAAGGACAAATCTGTCACAACCAAAGCTGCTGGGGATGGTAGCAACATCGGTGGGCCTCTGCAGGACAGTAATCCTGCAGAACCTGGTGACATATTCACTGAGGAAGCCATCACCACCGTGCCCAGCGTCAGAAACACCAGCACTGCCAACTCCAAGACTAATGGAGTCCACTCTGAAGAAGAGACAGATATATTTGCTG AAGCCACAGTGGAGCTCTCTCTCGACAGTCCGCGGGACCAGAGGAAGAAGGACGTGACGGCCAAACCGTCTGCGTCCGCCCCCTCGATGGCAGCAGCTGCCAGCCTGACCAAGCCTCAGTCTTCTGCCCTGGAGGAG ctggaagaagaggaagaagagctggAAGACAAATTTGACATTGTTGTCTCTGTCAAAGACCCTGAAAAAATCG ggGACGGGATGAACGCCTACATGGCCTACAAAGTATCCACACAG ACCACGCTGCCCATGTTCCGCAACAAGACCTTTACAGTGAGGCGACGCTTCAGCGACTTCCTCGGCCTCTACGAGAAGCTCTCTGAAAAACACGGACCAAATGGATTCATCGTGCCTCCGCCACCGGAGAAGAGCATCCTGG GTATGACAAAGGTGAAGGTGGGAAAGGAAGATTCCTCATCTGCAGACTTTGTTGAGAGAAGAAGAGGCGCTCtggagag GTATCTGCAGCGGGTGGTTAATCACCCATCGCTTCTCCAAGATCCCGACGTCAGAGAGTTcctggagagagaagaa TTGCCCAGAGCAGTGAGCACCCAGGCTCTGAGCGGCGCCGGCTTCCTGAAAATGATCAACAAAGCAACAGATGCTGTCAGTAAAATGACCATCAAGATGAATGAGTCAGACGTG tggtttgaggagaagctgcaggaggtggagtCTGCAGACCAGCAGTTCAGGAAGCTCCACGCGCTGATCGAATCTCTGGTCGTCCACAGGAAAG aGCTGTCGATAAACACGGCCAGCTTCGCGAAAAGCACGGCCATGCTGGGCAGCGCGGAGGACAACACCGCTCTGTCCCGAGCGCTCTCTCAGctggcagaggtggaggacaaGATGGAGCAGTTGCACCAGGAACAGGCTGCGAACGACACCTTCAGCTTTGCCGAAGTCATCGCCGATTACATCCGCCTGCTCGGAGCCGTGAGG GGGTCGTTTGATCACCGGATGAAGGCGTGGCAGCGCTGGCAGGATGCTCAGGCcgtgctgcagaagaagagggagacgGAGGCCAAACTGCTGTGGGCCAACAAGCcagacaaactgcagctggCCAAAGAGGAGATCGCAGAG TGGGAGGCCAAAGTGACGCAGTACGAGAGAGACTTTGAACGAGTTTCTGCCACCGTGCGCAAGGAAGTGATCCGCTTTGAG AAAGAAAAGGCCAAGAATTTCAAAAGACAGATTATTAAGTACTTGGAGAGTCTGCTTCAGTCTCAGCAACAG ctgaTAAAATACTGGGAGGCGTTCTTACCGGAAGCAAAAGCGATCGCCTAA
- the ireb2 gene encoding iron-responsive element-binding protein 2 produces the protein MALTSPVKEHPYSHLIDTLKDGRIKFFNPQKLNDPRYDKLPLSIRVLLEAALRNCDGFYTKEEDVQNILDWQQQQNQAEVPFSPARVLLQDFTGIPAMVDLAAMRDAVAKHGMDPGLVNPKCPTDLIVDYSLQIDYSKCAIQNTPNPGGGDGPNQSQGPSRSTPSRPLSRGGSHCGGQRGSCSKAACSDPPASPGRPPASVQQIENTPLLCPFHLKPVSETETALKNQEMELIRNKERLQFFKWCSKAFKNVNVVPPDVGAVHQVNLEYLSRVVQVSDGLIYPDSVVGTDSHTTMVNGLGILGWGVGGIESEAVMLGQPVSLTLPQVVGCKLVGSINPLTTSIDIVLGITKHLRQAGIAGKFVEFFGPGVSQLSAPDRTTIANMCPEYSATVSFFPVDQVTLKHFKKTNFTQEKLELLESYMKAVKLFRTYEDPSEDPHYSEVIEINLSSMVPYVSGPKRPQDRVAVSSMKEDFQSCLDEKVGFKGFHISKEKQDMRVPFLHCGQEYQLVHGSVVIAAVISCTNNCNPAVMLTAGLLAKKAVEAGLVVKPYIRTSLAPGSGMVTHYLNTSGVLPYFSQLGFEVIGYGCATCVGNTAPLPEAVVDAIKQGDLVACGVLSGNRHFEGRLCDCVCANYLASPPLVVAYALAGTVGIDYEKEPLGVTSEGKEVYLCDIWPSREEVRQTEEDTVISSIFKDLRGRMEQGNAFWKNIECPDSVVFPWDHKSTYIRSPSFFSKLSKEVPAPQSIENAHVLLFLGDRVTTDHISPAGSIARVSAAAKYLLSKRLTPREFNSYGARRGNDAVMTRGTFASIKLQNRFIGKPGPKTLHIPSGQTLDVFEAAERYQRDGFPLIILAGKDYGSGNSRDWVAKGPYLLGVRAVIAESFEKLHKNQLVGMGIMPLQFLPGQSADSLELSGKERFTIALPDSLSPRQQLTVKTSQGKSFLVTALFDTETDIIFFRHGGLLRYVARTFL, from the exons ATGGCGCTCACTTCCCCAGTCAAAG aGCACCCATATAGCCATCTAATCGACACACTGAAAGATGGAAGGATCAAGTTCTTCAACCCACAGAAATTAAATGATCCAAGATATG ACAAGCTGCCTCTGTCCATCCGTGTCTTACTGGAAGCAGCACTTCGCAACTGCGATGGCTTTTACACAAAAGAGGAGGACGTCCAGAACATTCTGgactggcagcagcagcagaatcaaGCCGAGGTGCCATTCTCTCCAGCGCGAGTCCTTCTCCAGGACTTCAC TGGTATTCCTGCCATGGTGGACCTGGCAGCCATGAGGGACGCTGTGGCCAAACACGGCATGGACCCCGGCCTGGTCAACCCTAAATGCCCCACAGACCTCATCGTAGATTACTCATTACAGATTGATTATAGCAAatg TGCCATACAGAATACCCCAAACCCAGGTGGAGGGGACGGCCCAAACCAGAGCCAGGGTCCTTCCCGATCCACACCCTCCAGGCCCCTGTCCAGAGGAGGCTCACACTGTGGGGGCCAGCGGGGCTCCTGCAGTAAAGCTGCCTGCAGTGACCCTCCAGCCTCACCAGGTCGACCTCCAGCGTCTGTCCAGCAGATCGAGaatactcctctcctctgccctttCCACCTGAAGCCTGTGTCTGA aACCGAAACAGCTCTGAAGAATCAGGAAATGGAACTgatcagaaacaaagaaaggcTTCAGTTCTTTAAG TGGTGTTCTAAAGCATTTAAGAACGTGAACGTGGTTCCTCCAGACGTTGGTGCAGTCCACCAGGTCAACCTGGAGTATCTGTCCAGAGTGGTCCAGGTCAGCGACGGTCTCATCTACCCTGACAGTGTGGTGGGAACCGATTCACACACCACCATGGTCAATGGCCTGGGCATCCTGGGCTGGG GTGTCGGGGGGATCGAGTCAGAAGCCGTGATGCTGGGCCAGCCGGTGTCTCTGACCCTTCCTCAGGTGGTGGGCTGTAAACTGGTGGGCTCCATCAACCCCCTGACCACCTCCATAGACATCGTCCTCGGCATCACAAAG CACTTACGGCAAGCTGGGATCGCTGGGAAGTTTGTAGAGTTTTTTGGACCTGGCGTCTCCCAGCTGTCCGCTCCGGACCGGACCACCATCGCCAACATGTGCCCAGAGTACAGCGCTACCGTCAGCTTCTTCCCCGTCGACCAGGTCACACTCAAGCACTTTAAAAAGACAA ATTTTACCCAGGAAAAACTTGAATTGCTGGAGTCTTACATGAAAGCTGTAAAACTTTTCCGAACCTATGAAGACCCCTCAGAAGACCCCCACTATTCTGAG GTGATTGAGATCAACCTGAGCTCCATGGTGCCCTACGTGAGCGGGCCGAAGAGGCCCCAGGACAGAGTGGCAGTCAGCAGCATGAAAGAAGACTTCCAGAGTTGTCTTGATGAGAAG GTCGGCTTCAAAGGCTTCCACATCTCTAAGGAGAAGCAGGACATGCGGGTTCCTTTCCTGCACTGCGGTCAGGAGTATCAGCTGGTCCACGGCTCGGTGGTCATCGCTGCTGTCATCAGCTGCACCAACAACTGCAACCCGGCTGTCATGTTGACTGCAG GTCTACTGGCCAAGAAGGCTGTGGAGGCCGGGCTCGTCGTCAAGCCCTATATTCGGACCAGCCTGGCCCCTGGAAGTGGCATGGTCACTCACTACCTCAATACCAGTGGAGTCCTGCCTTATTTTAGTCAACTGGG CTTTGAGGTGATTGGTTACGGCTGTGCCACCTGTGTAGGGAACACGGCTCCTTTACCCGAAGCCGTCGTGGATGCCATCAAACAG GGGGACCTGGTGGCCTGCGGCGTTTTATCTGGCAACAGGCACTTTGAAGGCCGCCtgtgtgactgcgtgtgtgCCAACTACCTGGCCTCCCCTCCCCTGGTGGTGGCTTACGCTCTGGCGGGCACTGTGGGAATCGACTATGAGAAAGAACCTCTGG GTGTGACTTCAGAGGGGAAGGAGGTTTACCTGTGTGACATCTGGCCGTCCAGGGAGGAGGTCCGACAGACCGAAGAGGACACAGTCATCTCCTCCATTTTTAAGGATCTCAGGGGAAGGATGGAG caagGGAACGCATTTTGGAAGAACATTGAATGTCCAGACTCGGTGGTTTTCCCCTGGGATCACAAGTCCACGTATATCCGTTCACCGTCTTTCTTCAGCAAGTTG AGTAAAGAGGTTCCAGCGCCTCAGTCGATAGAGAACGCTCATGTCTTACTGTTCCTCGGAGACAGAGTGACCACGGACCACATCTCGCCAGCCGGCAGCATCGCCAGGGTCAGCGCGGCCGCCAAGTACCTGCTGAGCAAACG CCTGACACCGCGGGAGTTTAACTCGTATGGCGCTCGCAGAGGGAACGACGCAGTGATGACCAGAGGCACGTTCGCCAGCATCAAGCTCCAGAATCGATTCATCGGCAAACCAGGCCCCAAGACTTTGCACATTCCTTCAGGCCAAACG CTGGATGTCTTCGAGGCAGCTGAGCGCTATCAGAGAGACGGCTTTCCCCTCATCATCCTGGCGGGGAAAGACTACGGCTCTGGAAACTCCCGGGACTGGGTAGCCAAAGGGCCATACCTGCTG GGGGTACGCGCGGTCATCGCTGAGAGCTTTGAGAAGCTGCACAAGAACCAGCTGGTGGGGATGGGCATCATGCCGCTGCAGTTCCTGCCCGGCCAGAGCGCAGACTCACTGGAGCTCAGCGGGAAGGAGAGGTTCACCATCGCTCTGCCAGACAGCCTGAGTCCGAGGCAGCAGCTCACCGTCAAG ACGAGCCAAGGAAAGTCCTTCCTCGTCACCGCGCTGTTTGACACGGAGACGGACATTATCTTTTTCCGACACGGAGGGCTCCTTCGATACGTTGCTCGGACTTTTCTCTGA
- the slc25a44a gene encoding solute carrier family 25 member 44a produces MQQKGAIQIIEWEDLDKRKFYSLGVFMTLTTRATVYPASLIRTRLQVQKGKALYSGTFDAFCKILRAEGVQGLYRGFLVNTFTLISGQAYITTYELARKYVSQYSPSNTVKSVVAGGAASLVAQTITVPIDVVSQQLMMQGQGEHLTRFKAKPKMMLAATKRRLTFGQTRDITVQIFAADGFRGFYRGYVASLLTYIPNSALWWPFYHFYAEQLSLLAPSECPHLILQALAGPMAAATASTITNPMDVVRARVQVEGRSSVIETFKQLLAEEGVWGLTKGLSARIISSLPTSVLIVVGYETLKRLSLRADLIESRHW; encoded by the exons ATGCAGCAGAAAGGTGCGATCCAAATTATCGAATGGGAGGACCTGGACAAGAGGAAGTTCTACTCCCTGGGTGTGTTCATGACCTTGACCACCAGGGCGACTGTCTACCCGGCCAGCCTCATTCGCACTCGGCTCCAGGTCCAGAAGGGGAAGGCCCTCTACTCCGGCACCTTCGATGCCTTCTGCAAGATCCTGCGAGCTGAGGGCGTGCAAGGCCTCTACCGCGGCTTTTTGGTCAATACGTTCACCCTGATCTCAGGACAGGCTTACATCACTACCTATGAACTGGCGAGAAAGTATGTGTCCCAGTACTCACCCAGTAACACTGTGAAGTCGGTGGTGGCTGGAGGGGCAGCGTCCCTGGTGGCCCAGACCATCACTGTGCCCATAGACGTGGTGTCTCAGCAGCTGATGATGCAAGGACAGGGGGAACACCTGACTCGCTTCAAAGCCAAACCCAAAATGATGCTCGCGGCAACCAAACGCAGACTGACTTTCGGGCAAACTCGTGACATAACGGTGCAAATATTTGCAGCCGATGGTTTCAGGGGATTTTACAGAGGCTACGTGGCGTCGCTACTCACGTACATCCCAAACAGTGCACTCTGGTGgcctttttatcatttttatgcaG AGCAGCTGTCCTTGTTGGCACCAAGCGAGTGCCCCCATCTGATTCTGCAGGCTTTGGCAGGACCAATGGCAGCAGCAACCGCCTCCACCATCACCAACCCCATGGACGTTGTTCGAGCAAGAGTACAG GTGGAGGGACGATCATCTGTTATCGAGACCTTCAAGCAGCTGCTGGCGGAGGAGGGCGTCTGGGGGCTGACCAAGGGGCTGTCGGCCCgcatcatttcctctctgccCACGTCGGTGCTCATCGTGGTGGGATACGAGACTCTGAAGAGACTGAGCCTGCGAGCTGATCTGATAGAGTCCAGACACTGGTGA
- the skic8 gene encoding superkiller complex protein 8, translated as MSTQYSILFKQEHAHDDAIWTAAWGKSEADGTETIVTGSLDDMVKVWKWSDEKLELQWTLEGHQLGVVSVDISHNGAIAASSSLDAHIRLWDLESGKQIKSMDAGPVDAWSVAFSPDSKHIATGSHLGKVNIFGVESGKKEYSLDTRGKFILSIAYSPDGKYLASGAIDGIINIFDIATGKLLHTLEGHAMPIRSLTFSPDSQLLVTASDDGYIKIYDVQHANLAGTLSGHGSWVLNVAFSPDDTHFVSSSSDKSVKVWDAGSRACINTFFDHQDQVWSVKYNSTGSKIISAGDDRAIHIYDCPM; from the exons ATGAGCACGCAA TACAGCATCCTATTCAAGCAAGAGCACG cACACGATGATGCTATCTGGACGGCAGCGTGGGGGAAAAGTGAGGCAGATGGGACGGAAACTATTGTCACTGGTTCACTAGATGATATGGTGAAAGTCTGGAAAtg GTCAGACGagaagctggagctgcagtggaCTCTGGAGGGACACCAGCTGGGCGTGGTGTCAGTGGACATCAGTCACAACGGAGCGATTGCTGCCTCCAGCTCGCTCGACGCTCACATCCGCCTCTGGGACCTGGAGTCTGGGAAACAGATCAAGTCCATGGACGCCGGTCCAG TCGATGCGTGGTCGGTCGCCTTCTCCCCGGACTCCAAGCACATCGCCACAGGAAGCCATCTCGGCAAGGTCAACATCTTCGGCGTGGAAAGCGGCAAGAAGGAGTATTCTCTGGACACTCGAGGGAAATTCATCCTGAGTATAGCTTAC AGCCCTGATGGGAAATATTTGGCCAGCGGAGCCATCGATGGAATCATCAACATCTTTGACATCGCCACTGGAAAGCTGCTCCACACGCTGGAAG gtCACGCCATGCCCATCAGATCCCTCACCTTCTCCCCCGACTCCCAGCTCCTCGTCACAGCCTCCGACGACGGCTACATCAAAATCTATGACGT GCAACACGCCAACCTGGCCGGCACTCTGAGTGGACATGGATCCTGGGTTCTTAACGTCGCCTTCTCCCCAGATGACACACATTTTGTCTCAAG ctCGTCTGACAAGAGTGTGAAGGTTTGGGACGCCGGCTCCAGAGCGTGTATCAACACTTTCTTCGACCATCAAGACCAG GTGTGGAGTGTAAAGTACAACAGCACCGGCTCAAAGATCATCTCGGCCGGGGACGACCGAGCCATCCACATCTACGACTGCCCCATGTGA